Proteins from a genomic interval of Diospyros lotus cultivar Yz01 chromosome 6, ASM1463336v1, whole genome shotgun sequence:
- the LOC127803353 gene encoding putative late blight resistance protein homolog R1A-3: protein MASIPLDSTVGFLLQNLEEFIKYNANLIGGAEDGFKSLSQELGFLKSCLQKCMENCSDDSILESLADNVRNLVHEAEDAIETYIVLASKQRGRTWTKKALNVVDHTMEIRNLAKKIKSISSKVEEFYKNKLQFIASQTPPRTPERGIRKPPIDDIVVGLEDETEKLIELLTEGTEQLEVISIVGMLGLGKTTIAKKVFNHPTIEYHFSIRTFVEVSQDYRKNEMFLKILRTFTRITDEMRSMSDDDLAILIRQNLKKRQYLIVLDDVWTTQAWDDLKDDFPNSGVGSRILITTREKPVAEYARKKIDPHFLRFLNPEESRELLRRKVFGENTCPTDLEEHEAPILQRCGGLPLSIVVVAGVLTNNRYEVRWWKKVAEGVENCSRTAELQIDYVINLSFNNLPYRVKPCFLYLGVFREDFEIPVRTLLQLWVSEGFIPPSNGNRSLEDVAEDYLEDMVDRSLVMVLGRRSNGQLKAIRIHDTLRDFCKNHGRKESLFREIRTLEQATNSSGSTSFDNDRRHCVNSYVLDYVKHQPAGKHVRSLLTFAKEELNLPVEYHTSFIPKTCELLRVLEVRKIRLSRFPSQVFNLYLLKYIAITCDLKILPKEISNLWNLQTLIVNTSAPSLDIKADLWKIARLRHLDTNVSTSLLAKTKADSSININIQTISALSPVSCQKEVFERAPMLKKLGICGKLVPIMEGNAASNLFGSLQKLEFLENLKLLNTDTTAKLLVLPNESNFPSNLTKLTLLNTKLDWKYMSTLGKLKKLEVLKLKENAFEGTSWTTENGGFQRLKVLHIGSTDLTVWKASASHFPKLTHLFLRHCIKLEKIPSGLADIPTLKLMDLYCNDKSVALSARELQRAKLQVLAQDKNAKDSVFKLSIYPPEL, encoded by the exons atggcAAGCATTCCACTAGATTCTACAGTGGGATTTCTCTTGCAGAATTTGGAGGAGTTCATTAAGTACAACGCTAATTTGATCGGTGGAGCAGAGGATGGTTTCAAATCGTTGTCCCAAGAACTTGGTTTCTTGAAGAGCTGTCTCCAGAAATGCATGGAAAATTGCAGCGACGATAGCATTCTGGAGAGTTTAGCCGACAACGTTCGGAACTTGGTTCATGAAGCTGAAGATGCAATTGAGACTTACATCGTTCTGGCCTCGAAGCAAAGAGGAAGAACTTGGACGAAGAAAGCTCTTAACGTGGTTGATCATACAATGGAAATTCGAAATTTGGCGAAGAAGATCAAGAGCATCAGCTCAAAGGTGGAGGAATTTTACAAGAACAAACTGCAGTTCATCGCAAGTCAAACCCCCCCAAGAACACCAGAAAGAGGAATCAGAAAG CCTCCtattgatgatattgttgttgGCCTTGAAGATGAGACAGAAAAATTAATTGAGCTTCTCACTGAAGGAACAGAGCAACTAGAGGTGATATCAATTGTTGGTATGCTTGGTTTGGGAAAGACCACAATAGCTAAAAAGGTCTTTAATCATCCAACAATTGAGTATCATTTCTCCATCCGTACGTTTGTCGAAGTTTCTCAAGATTATAGGAAGAATGAAATGTTTCTGAAAATTCTGCGTACTTTCACTCGGATCACTGATGAAATGCGAAGCATGTCAGATGATGATTTGGCGATATTAATTAGgcagaatttgaagaaaagacAATATTTGATAGTCTTGGATGATGTCTGGACTACACAAGCATGGGATGATCTGAAGGATGATTTTCCAAACAGTGGCGTGGGTAGCAGAATCTTGATAACTACGCGAGAAAAACCTGTGGCAGAATATGCTAGGAAGAAGATTGATCCACATTTTTTGCGTTTTCTCAATCCAGAGGAGAGCCGGGAGTTATTGAGAAGAAAGGTTTTTGGTGAGAATACATGTCCAACGGATCTAGAGGAGCATGAAGCACCTATCCTACAAAGATGCGGAGGACTACCATTATCTATAGTGGTAGTTGCTGGTGTTCTCACAAATAATCGGTATGAAGTTCGCTGGTGGAAGAAAGTAGCTGAGGGAGTGGAAAACTGTTCTCGTACGGCTGAATTGCAAATAGATTACGTTATAAACCTAAGCTTCAACAATTTGCCTTACCGTGTGAAGCCATGTTTTCTATACCTAGGGGTTTTCCGTGAGGACTTTGAGATTCCTGTGCGGACATTGTTGCAATTGTGGGTTTCAGAAGGTTTTATACCCCCAAGTAATGGGAATAGAAGCTTGGAGGATGTCGCAGAAGATTATCTAGAGGACATGGTTGATAGGAGTTTAGTGATGGTGCTGGGGAGGAGATCAAACGGTCAGCTTAAAGCGATCCGGATTCATGACACATTGCGTGACTTCTGCAAGAATCATGGCCGAAAGGAAAGTCTTTTTCGAGAGATAAGGACGCTTGAACAGGCAACCAATTCATCTGGAAGCACATCATTTGACAATGACCGTCGCCATTGCGTTAATTCTTATGTTCTGGATTATGTAAAACATCAACCTGCTGGAAAGCATGTCCGCTCGCTCTTGACTTTTGCAAAGGAGGAATTGAATTTGCCCGTGGAATATCACACCTCTTTCATTCCTAAAACCTGCGAACTGCTGAGGGTGTTGGAGGTTAGAAAGATCAGGTTGAGTCGTTTCCCCTCTCAAGTTTTTAACCTTTATCTTTTGAAGTATATTGCCATCACCTGCGATCTCAAGATCCTTCCTAAAGAAATATCGAACCTGTGGAATCTGCAAACTCTTATTGTTAACACTTCAGCACCGAGCCTTGATATAAAAGCCGACCTGTGGAAGATAGCACGATTGAGGCATCTAGACACGAATGTGTCCACATCTTTGCTGGCAAAGACCAAGGCAGATTCctcaattaatataaatatacagaCTATTTCCGCGCTCTCTCCCGTGAGTTGCCAGAAAGAAGTCTTCGAGAGGGCTCCAATGCTCAAGAAATTGGGTATATGTGGAAAGTTGGTACCTATTATGGAAGGTAACGCTGCATCCAATTTGTTTGGTAGTCTTCAGAAACTAGAATTCCTTGAAAATCTGAAACTGCTGAATACTGATACAACTGCCAAGTTACTTGTCCTTCCCAATGAGAGCAACTTTCCGAGCAACCTCACAAAGCTGACTTTATTAAATACCAAGCTTGACTGGAAATATATGTCTACATTGGGAAAGCTGAAGAAGCTTGAGGTGCTAAAACTGAAAGAGAATGCATTTGAAGGAACCTCGTGGACAACAGAAAATGGGGGTTTTCAACGACTGAAGGTTTTGCACATTGGAAGCACAGATTTAACTGTCTGGAAGGCTTCTGCAAGTCATTTCCCAAAATTGACGCACCTTTTCCTTAGGCATTGCATTAAGCTTGAGAAAATTCCATCTGGACTTGCAGATATTCCCACGCTGAAGCTGATGGATCTTTATTGTAACGACAAATCCGTGGCTCTATCCGCTAGGGAACTTCAGCGGGCAAAACTTCAAGTGCTAGCCCAAGACAAGAACGCGAAAGATAGTGTGTTCAAGCTCTCTATTTATCCTCCAGAGTTATGA